CCTCTTCTTATCATAAGAGTGCAGTGCAAGGCGGTGACTGCAGCCTTTTGTGGAACAGACGGAACCTCTTCCCAATCATCGTCACTTCCAAAAACCGGCTCTTATTCGACAGTTCCAAGCGCAAATTCTGCTGCCAGGATGTGCTTGCACTTTACGTACCGGAAATTAAAGTCGGGGCATGTGCACGTCTTTGTGTCTGCGTCTACTTGATATCGGACGTTCCTGTCTGTCGTACTCTGAACTTCAAAAACGAGTTCTGATTGCTTTGGCTGGATTATAACCGGCTCAGTAGCATTAAGTTCAAGTATCTCGTAAGCCTTTTCAATTCTTCTGACCATCCCGGCAAGCACCTTGCCGGTAATCTTGTTCCTGTTTCTGAGCCAATTCATGCAAATGGTTACTTGCAAGAATCAGGATATGAAGACTGGAGCACTTGAGGGGGAGGGGGTGTTTCCAGGGTTCACTACCCGGTAACTCCTGAAACTGGACTATAGCCGCCCGAGGCGTCCTGAGCGGATGCATAGCCATATTGCTGGAGCGACTTTATGAAAGACCACTCCTTTTTGGGATCCACAGTTCTGCCAGCGCGATAGAGTGCGCGGGACAGAGCATTTTTGCGGCCTGCAAAAGACGCCGGCACGTGCATGCCGACGAGAAAGCCTTTTGTTGCGAACATGCTTTTCCAGTCTTCAGGATAGTGCAGCTGCGCAGGCGTAAAGTCGATCGGCAGCAGCTCGTGCGGAGCCTTGCCGTCCGGATTTTTTCCTCTCCAGAGATATCCGATGTAACCGGGGTTAGCAGTGTCTCTGCTTTTTCGCGGTTTTAATACGGACTCCATGATTGATGGATCGTGCGTCTTGCCAACTATGACAAAAGTGGTGCCCCCGTACCGTCTCGCAGTAGCAGCCATCTTTTGTGATTTGGCAGGTGACATGCTTTTTCTCCGAAAAAACCCGGGGATGTGAACCTGAAGAATGGTCCGCTCGGGCCTGTACCCAAAGAGTCGAAGATACGCTTCAAATTCTTCCCTT
The DNA window shown above is from Nitrososphaera sp. and carries:
- a CDS encoding SWIM zinc finger family protein is translated as MNWLRNRNKITGKVLAGMVRRIEKAYEILELNATEPVIIQPKQSELVFEVQSTTDRNVRYQVDADTKTCTCPDFNFRYVKCKHILAAEFALGTVE